A portion of the Sulfuricurvum kujiense DSM 16994 genome contains these proteins:
- a CDS encoding uroporphyrinogen-III synthase — translation MRPIYLISKTPYEGVIHIPILTIRFLSPDINFSDYEGVVFTSKQGVLSLQNYLPDWNRLKCICVSESTAKNAREAGAIDVEVANGYGDSIPDILGAKKRRGKWLYLRPKVVASDWVESARHRGITIDEAIVYESVCNEEMSNFPVSQEGVLIFTSPSAIRCFLQNHKILPTHDVIVIGETTKNALPAGTLSYLSEVPSIEATVDLARQIAVEG, via the coding sequence TTGCGTCCCATCTACCTGATCTCTAAAACTCCCTACGAGGGAGTGATTCATATCCCTATCCTCACTATCCGTTTTTTATCTCCCGACATCAATTTTTCCGACTATGAAGGGGTTGTTTTTACCTCAAAGCAGGGAGTCTTGTCGCTCCAAAACTATCTACCCGACTGGAATAGACTCAAATGCATTTGTGTCTCGGAATCGACCGCGAAAAATGCCCGTGAAGCCGGGGCGATTGATGTGGAAGTCGCGAATGGATACGGAGACTCTATCCCCGATATTTTAGGTGCGAAAAAACGGAGGGGGAAATGGCTCTACCTCCGACCTAAAGTAGTTGCGTCTGATTGGGTCGAGAGTGCACGTCATAGAGGAATCACGATAGATGAAGCGATTGTTTATGAATCTGTTTGTAACGAAGAAATGAGTAATTTTCCGGTATCACAAGAGGGGGTATTAATTTTTACTTCCCCCTCAGCCATTCGATGTTTTCTACAAAATCATAAGATACTTCCGACCCATGATGTCATTGTCATCGGGGAAACGACTAAAAATGCCCTTCCTGCAGGTACGTTATCGTATCTTAGTGAGGTTCCGAGTATTGAAGCTACCGTCGATTTGGCACGTCAAATCGCTGTAGAGGGATAA
- the purD gene encoding phosphoribosylamine--glycine ligase produces MRVMVIGSGGREFAIGRVLKQDSAVTELFFAPGNGATTMLGQNVAIKDYGELAQFALDNKIDLTIVGPEGPLSDGVVDVFKAKGLVIFGPSKAAAQLEGSKVYMKNFLAKYNIPTARYIETDHIGDAFKFIESLTPPIVVKADGLCAGKGVIIAMSYEEAKVAVSEMLSGKSFGDAGKRVVVEEFLDGYELSMFALCDGKDFILLPAAQDHKRLLDNDEGPNTGGMGAYAPTPLVDDVIYEKVKDRIVRPTLKGMQEEGAPFEGVLFIGLMIVNGEPITLEFNVRFGDPECEILMPLLKTPASELFYKAATKQLDTLNVEFYDKYAVGVVMASRNYPYDNSEPAEIIVDEIHHAEIAQNTHIAYAGVAAEDGKLYATGGRVLVCVGVGESIKEARDRAYMLCGQVHFAGKKLRSDIAYQALR; encoded by the coding sequence ATGCGCGTAATGGTAATCGGTAGCGGCGGACGTGAGTTTGCAATCGGGCGGGTACTGAAACAAGACAGTGCGGTAACAGAACTTTTTTTCGCCCCGGGCAACGGTGCGACGACAATGTTGGGACAAAATGTCGCTATCAAAGATTACGGCGAATTGGCGCAATTTGCATTGGATAACAAAATAGATTTGACTATCGTAGGGCCTGAGGGACCACTTAGCGACGGTGTGGTAGATGTGTTTAAAGCAAAAGGGCTAGTCATTTTCGGTCCTTCAAAAGCGGCGGCACAATTAGAGGGCTCAAAAGTTTATATGAAAAACTTTTTGGCGAAATACAACATTCCTACAGCACGTTACATCGAAACCGATCATATCGGGGATGCATTCAAATTTATCGAATCGTTGACCCCTCCGATCGTTGTTAAAGCGGATGGGTTATGTGCGGGCAAAGGGGTTATCATAGCGATGAGTTATGAAGAAGCCAAAGTCGCCGTCTCTGAAATGCTCAGCGGTAAATCATTCGGTGATGCCGGTAAACGGGTTGTTGTCGAAGAATTTTTGGACGGGTACGAGCTTTCAATGTTTGCTTTGTGTGACGGGAAAGACTTTATTCTCCTCCCTGCGGCGCAAGATCATAAACGTCTTTTGGATAATGATGAAGGGCCGAATACGGGGGGAATGGGTGCCTATGCCCCGACACCGCTTGTAGACGATGTCATCTATGAAAAAGTAAAAGACCGGATTGTCCGTCCTACCCTTAAAGGGATGCAGGAAGAGGGAGCACCGTTTGAGGGGGTCCTTTTTATCGGGCTTATGATCGTTAACGGTGAGCCGATCACGTTGGAGTTCAACGTCCGTTTCGGTGATCCGGAGTGTGAGATTTTGATGCCGCTTTTGAAAACGCCGGCAAGCGAACTCTTTTATAAAGCGGCAACGAAACAGCTGGATACCCTTAACGTCGAATTTTATGACAAATATGCCGTCGGCGTTGTGATGGCCAGCCGTAATTATCCGTATGACAATTCCGAACCCGCCGAAATTATCGTCGATGAGATTCATCACGCAGAGATTGCACAAAACACTCATATCGCTTATGCGGGTGTAGCGGCCGAAGATGGGAAACTCTACGCTACCGGCGGTCGGGTCCTGGTGTGCGTCGGAGTGGGCGAAAGTATTAAAGAAGCGCGTGATCGTGCCTATATGCTCTGCGGTCAGGTCCATTTCGCGGGGAAAAAACTTCGCAGCGATATTGCGTATCAGGCCCTTAGATAA